One part of the Astatotilapia calliptera chromosome 9, fAstCal1.2, whole genome shotgun sequence genome encodes these proteins:
- the gcm2 gene encoding chorion-specific transcription factor GCMb isoform X1 yields MSRAEEREEADCVCSVGMKLTWDINDPKLPQDTKQFDPFQEWTDGYVRYIYSAEDKNAQRHLSGWAMRNTNNHNCQILKKSCLGVVVCSRGCTLPDGSRLQLRPAICDKARQKQQKKLCPNCNAALELLPCRGHSGYPVTNFWRVDGKAIFFQAKGVHDHPRPESKSETEARRSSVKRRVNSPPFTPKRRLIETQALGPALLSCVEPTDRISFIEPNFPQHYPAFQSPETYYNPHNALGESTPTLQKPANPRLYMSRPGYDFQGYLTSPSYPVTSDLCDPRVAPVLGSSSSSSPSSAPLSSSSTSFDPQTKTPSGWKELLKNSAPYSDNHHYYSTEYPCRYASNNPGSPAALQTIITTTTKVSYQPCPKPPAALPPYQSCPKPSVGLPSYQPCTPSKPAGLPGCSSLLDDPSSSSYSTEVKVTEDSGGVIKSLSFQPEPLQTKTERADGYDYRYSYPNTYRYDDY; encoded by the exons ATGTCCCGTGCCGAGGAGCGCGAGGAGGCGGACTGCGTGTGTTCCGTCGGGATGAAGTTAACGTGGGACATCAATGACCCCAAGCTGCCCCAG GACACGAAGCAGTTTGACCCGTTCCAGGAGTGGACAGACGGTTACGTTCGGTACATTTACAGCG ctgaaGATAAGAATGCTCAGAGACATCTGTCTGGCTGGGCAATGAGaaacaccaacaaccacaactgtcAGATCTTGAAGAAATCGTGTTTAGGTGTGGTGGTTTGTTCTCGAGGCTGCACACTGCCTGATGGATCCAGACTTCAGCTTCGACCTGCCATCTGTGACAAAGCCCGGCAGAAGCAGCAGA AGAAGCTTTGTCCCAATTGTAATGCTGCTCTGGAGCTGCTCCCATGCCGTGGTCACAGTGGTTACCCTGTCACCAACTTCTGGAGAGTCGATGGAAAGGCCATCTTCTTCCAG GCAAAAGGCGTTCATGATCATCCCAGACCAGAGTCCAAATCAGAGACTGAAGCCAGAAGGAGTTCAGTAAAGAGACGAGTCAACTCACCTCCATTCACACCAAAGAGACGACTCATTGAAACACAG GCTCTTGGCCCTGCGCTCCTCTCCTGCGTTGAACCAACGGATAGGATTTCCTTCATTGAACCAAACTTCCCTCAGCACTACCCAGCATTCCAAAGCCCAGAAACCTACTACAACCCCCACAATGCACTGGGAGAGAGCACACCAACACTTCAGAAACCAGCCAATCCCAGGCTTTATATGAGCAGGCCCGGATATGACTTCCAAGGATACCTGACCTCACCTTCATatcctgtgacctctgacctttgcgACCCTAG AGTGGCCCCGGTCCTGGGTTCCTCGTCGTCCTCGTCTCCATCGTcagctcctctctcctcctcctctacctccTTTGACCCCCAGACAAAGACCCCTTCTGGATGGAAAGAACTGCTGAAGAACTCTGCCCCCTACAGTGACAACCACCATTACTACAGCACAGAGTACCCTTGCCGTTATGCCAGCAACAACCCGGGTTCACCAGCAGCACTGCAGACCATCATCACAACGACAACCAAG GTCTCCTATCAACCGTGTCCGAAGCCTCCTGCTGCCCTCCCTCCTTACCAGTCGTGTCCCAAACCCTCTGTCGGCCTGCCCTCTTACCAGCCCTGCACTCCCTCCAAACCTGCTGGCCTTCCTGGCTGCTCCTCCTTACTAGACGACCCCTCCTCATCCTCATACTCCACCGAGGTGAAGGTGACAGAGGATTCGGGTGGAGTCATCAAGTCTCTATCTTTCCAGCCTGAGCCTCTTCAGACCAAAACCGAACGGGCTGACGGCTACGACTACCGCTACTCGTACCCCAACACGTACCGCTACGACGACTACTGA
- the gcm2 gene encoding chorion-specific transcription factor GCMb isoform X2 yields the protein MRNTNNHNCQILKKSCLGVVVCSRGCTLPDGSRLQLRPAICDKARQKQQKKLCPNCNAALELLPCRGHSGYPVTNFWRVDGKAIFFQAKGVHDHPRPESKSETEARRSSVKRRVNSPPFTPKRRLIETQALGPALLSCVEPTDRISFIEPNFPQHYPAFQSPETYYNPHNALGESTPTLQKPANPRLYMSRPGYDFQGYLTSPSYPVTSDLCDPRVAPVLGSSSSSSPSSAPLSSSSTSFDPQTKTPSGWKELLKNSAPYSDNHHYYSTEYPCRYASNNPGSPAALQTIITTTTKVSYQPCPKPPAALPPYQSCPKPSVGLPSYQPCTPSKPAGLPGCSSLLDDPSSSSYSTEVKVTEDSGGVIKSLSFQPEPLQTKTERADGYDYRYSYPNTYRYDDY from the exons ATGAGaaacaccaacaaccacaactgtcAGATCTTGAAGAAATCGTGTTTAGGTGTGGTGGTTTGTTCTCGAGGCTGCACACTGCCTGATGGATCCAGACTTCAGCTTCGACCTGCCATCTGTGACAAAGCCCGGCAGAAGCAGCAGA AGAAGCTTTGTCCCAATTGTAATGCTGCTCTGGAGCTGCTCCCATGCCGTGGTCACAGTGGTTACCCTGTCACCAACTTCTGGAGAGTCGATGGAAAGGCCATCTTCTTCCAG GCAAAAGGCGTTCATGATCATCCCAGACCAGAGTCCAAATCAGAGACTGAAGCCAGAAGGAGTTCAGTAAAGAGACGAGTCAACTCACCTCCATTCACACCAAAGAGACGACTCATTGAAACACAG GCTCTTGGCCCTGCGCTCCTCTCCTGCGTTGAACCAACGGATAGGATTTCCTTCATTGAACCAAACTTCCCTCAGCACTACCCAGCATTCCAAAGCCCAGAAACCTACTACAACCCCCACAATGCACTGGGAGAGAGCACACCAACACTTCAGAAACCAGCCAATCCCAGGCTTTATATGAGCAGGCCCGGATATGACTTCCAAGGATACCTGACCTCACCTTCATatcctgtgacctctgacctttgcgACCCTAG AGTGGCCCCGGTCCTGGGTTCCTCGTCGTCCTCGTCTCCATCGTcagctcctctctcctcctcctctacctccTTTGACCCCCAGACAAAGACCCCTTCTGGATGGAAAGAACTGCTGAAGAACTCTGCCCCCTACAGTGACAACCACCATTACTACAGCACAGAGTACCCTTGCCGTTATGCCAGCAACAACCCGGGTTCACCAGCAGCACTGCAGACCATCATCACAACGACAACCAAG GTCTCCTATCAACCGTGTCCGAAGCCTCCTGCTGCCCTCCCTCCTTACCAGTCGTGTCCCAAACCCTCTGTCGGCCTGCCCTCTTACCAGCCCTGCACTCCCTCCAAACCTGCTGGCCTTCCTGGCTGCTCCTCCTTACTAGACGACCCCTCCTCATCCTCATACTCCACCGAGGTGAAGGTGACAGAGGATTCGGGTGGAGTCATCAAGTCTCTATCTTTCCAGCCTGAGCCTCTTCAGACCAAAACCGAACGGGCTGACGGCTACGACTACCGCTACTCGTACCCCAACACGTACCGCTACGACGACTACTGA